In Myxococcales bacterium, a single genomic region encodes these proteins:
- a CDS encoding aldo/keto reductase, with amino-acid sequence MGAASFLHRPMRAVGKDVHRVGLSLNFGLPLPGVEAAFERGINYVFWQRSARRALPIMRRALARDREKMVIAAGPTLAYFGGSVRRGAEALLKELGTDYLDVLQIYWAGRMSVLSEAVLSELVKLREEGKARSIGLSIHDRPRAGELALASPFDVLMIRYNAAHPGAEKDIFPNLAKRQPSVVAYTATSWRKLLRAPRGWDDKPATAGDCYRFCLSSEHVDVVLMGPRSEAELTENLAALEKGPLSAEEDAWMRRFGNAVHG; translated from the coding sequence ATGGGCGCCGCGTCGTTCCTTCATCGCCCGATGCGGGCCGTTGGAAAGGACGTCCACCGGGTGGGGCTCTCGCTGAACTTCGGCCTCCCCCTCCCCGGCGTTGAGGCGGCCTTCGAGCGCGGCATCAACTACGTCTTCTGGCAACGGAGCGCGAGGCGCGCGCTCCCGATCATGAGGCGCGCTCTCGCCCGCGATCGCGAGAAGATGGTCATCGCTGCCGGTCCGACGCTCGCGTATTTCGGAGGCTCGGTCCGCCGCGGCGCCGAGGCGCTCTTGAAAGAGCTCGGGACCGACTACCTCGACGTGCTCCAGATCTACTGGGCCGGCCGCATGTCGGTGCTCAGCGAGGCGGTCTTGAGCGAGCTCGTGAAGCTCCGCGAAGAAGGAAAAGCCCGCTCGATTGGTCTCTCGATCCACGACAGGCCCCGCGCCGGCGAGCTGGCGCTGGCGTCGCCCTTCGACGTCCTGATGATTCGCTACAACGCGGCGCACCCGGGCGCGGAGAAGGACATCTTCCCGAACCTCGCGAAGCGGCAGCCGTCGGTGGTGGCGTACACGGCGACGTCGTGGCGCAAGCTCCTCAGGGCGCCGCGGGGCTGGGACGACAAGCCCGCGACGGCCGGCGACTGTTACCGCTTCTGCCTCTCGAGCGAACACGTCGATGTCGTGCTCATGGGGCCTCGCAGCGAAGCCGAGCTCACGGAGAACTTGGCGGCCCTCGAGAAGGGCCCGCTCAGCGCGGAAGAAGACGCGTGGATGCGGCGCTTTGGAAACGCGGTCCACGGGTAG
- a CDS encoding Uma2 family endonuclease, whose translation MGQSQRHLELCFLLFALLKRLVTPEHSCGSDQFVYWNARSNRRQLAPDGYVKLGVPHEAVNSWKTWEKGIPELAVEILSPSDTPERWTFEEKLERYHELGVRELVCFDVDGRAGERLRVWDLIQGDLVERVVEGESTPCLVLSHALGASMAWTVAPFAGLPAALRLTRDGALVATAEEERDATAQERDATAHQRDAAAKERDEAVQQRDAAEREASALAARVAELEAKLNGR comes from the coding sequence TTGGGACAGTCGCAGCGCCACCTCGAACTTTGTTTCCTCCTCTTCGCGCTCTTGAAGCGTCTGGTCACGCCGGAGCACTCGTGCGGCTCGGACCAGTTCGTCTACTGGAACGCTCGGAGCAACCGCAGGCAGCTCGCCCCCGACGGCTACGTGAAGCTCGGCGTTCCGCACGAGGCGGTCAACTCCTGGAAGACGTGGGAGAAGGGGATCCCGGAACTTGCCGTGGAGATCTTGAGCCCCTCGGACACGCCGGAGCGGTGGACCTTCGAGGAGAAGCTCGAGCGGTACCACGAGCTCGGTGTGCGCGAGCTTGTGTGCTTCGACGTGGACGGCCGCGCGGGGGAGCGCCTTCGCGTGTGGGATCTCATCCAGGGCGATCTCGTCGAGCGCGTGGTCGAAGGTGAGTCGACGCCGTGCCTTGTGCTCTCGCACGCGCTCGGCGCGTCGATGGCCTGGACCGTCGCGCCGTTCGCTGGGCTTCCGGCGGCGCTCCGCTTGACGCGCGACGGCGCTCTCGTGGCGACGGCAGAAGAGGAGCGCGATGCGACGGCCCAAGAGCGAGACGCGACGGCGCACCAACGCGATGCCGCTGCCAAGGAGCGCGACGAGGCCGTTCAGCAGCGCGACGCGGCGGAGCGCGAGGCCAGCGCGCTTGCCGCGCGCGTGGCCGAGCTCGAAGCAAAGCTCAACGGGCGGTAG
- a CDS encoding serine/threonine protein kinase, translating into MPRRTLEELQTLSEEELLRTLGLSSPRDSAGKTDPLATIEPNRSADTGGLKALQELAQASAGRTLAQGLEVGTTLGEGGMGIVRLAVQRSLGREVAVKTLRPTLTSESAVLRLVREAWVTGSLEHPNIVPVYDLAIDTSGAPTIVLRRIQGETWDRLMHAPDELARRFGVVDPLEWNLGILSRVASAVSLAHSRGIVHRDLKPENVMIGSFGEVYVLDWGVAVSLKEDPEGRLPTSSSDVAGTPAYMAPEMFGLTMHRVSERSDVYLLGGMLYEILTGHPPHPYGCQEGREPDASVRAMLVSASLSKFPFPDSAPKPLVGVAEQALAAEPSARFASAADFQKKVEWYVRHRGSLSLSLEADARARELDDALTSGDGDRVHRIFAECRFGYRAALRASPDNGEAQTGLRRVTEAVARFELARNAPQAAAGALAEISDAPPELEQAVAAALRAAADERARFLAIEQDQSRLTGRRTRRFVAMLLGVLWALAPILGHDLELRYSEPAAQGHTLLIGWSLLVGSISCAVAFWARDSLLRTAVNRRFASAIVFVFAAQLALQLGARHMGLSVANTVTLFIFTWFLVAAFLSVLVERRVYPAAIVYLLAFVAAAAEPTWRWAAASVANLGMAVVLGFAWRARAEAPE; encoded by the coding sequence GTGCCGCGCCGGACCCTCGAAGAGCTCCAGACCCTCTCGGAGGAGGAGCTGCTCCGGACGCTGGGCTTGTCCTCGCCGAGGGATAGCGCGGGCAAGACCGATCCCCTCGCGACCATCGAGCCCAATCGCTCCGCCGACACGGGCGGCCTGAAGGCGCTGCAGGAGTTGGCGCAAGCCTCCGCCGGTCGCACGCTCGCGCAAGGCCTCGAGGTCGGCACCACGCTGGGCGAAGGCGGCATGGGCATCGTGCGCCTCGCGGTGCAGCGCTCGCTCGGGCGCGAGGTGGCCGTGAAGACGCTCCGGCCGACGCTCACGAGCGAGTCGGCGGTCTTGCGCCTCGTGCGCGAGGCTTGGGTGACCGGCTCCCTCGAGCACCCGAACATCGTACCCGTCTACGACTTGGCCATCGACACGAGCGGCGCGCCCACCATCGTGCTGCGCCGCATCCAAGGCGAGACGTGGGATCGACTCATGCACGCCCCCGACGAGCTCGCGCGGCGCTTCGGCGTCGTCGATCCGCTGGAGTGGAACCTCGGCATCTTGAGCCGCGTCGCCAGCGCCGTGAGCCTCGCCCACAGCCGCGGCATTGTGCACCGCGATCTCAAGCCCGAGAACGTCATGATCGGCTCGTTCGGCGAGGTCTACGTCCTCGACTGGGGCGTGGCCGTCAGCCTCAAGGAGGATCCCGAGGGGCGCCTGCCGACCAGCTCGAGCGACGTCGCCGGCACGCCCGCGTACATGGCGCCGGAGATGTTCGGGCTCACGATGCATCGCGTCTCGGAGCGCTCCGACGTCTACCTCTTGGGCGGCATGCTCTACGAGATCCTGACGGGTCATCCACCGCACCCGTATGGGTGCCAAGAAGGCCGCGAGCCCGACGCGTCAGTGCGCGCCATGCTCGTCTCGGCGAGCCTCTCGAAGTTTCCGTTCCCTGATTCGGCGCCCAAGCCGCTCGTGGGCGTCGCCGAACAAGCACTAGCCGCCGAGCCGTCGGCGCGCTTCGCGTCGGCCGCCGACTTTCAGAAGAAGGTCGAGTGGTACGTGAGGCACCGAGGCTCGCTGTCGCTGAGCCTCGAGGCCGACGCGCGCGCGCGCGAGCTCGACGACGCGCTCACCAGCGGCGATGGCGATCGCGTGCACCGCATCTTCGCCGAGTGCCGCTTCGGTTACCGGGCCGCCTTGCGCGCGAGCCCCGACAACGGCGAGGCGCAGACGGGCCTCCGCCGCGTCACCGAGGCGGTGGCGCGCTTCGAACTCGCGCGCAACGCGCCGCAAGCGGCCGCCGGCGCGCTCGCGGAGATCTCCGACGCGCCGCCGGAGCTGGAGCAAGCCGTCGCCGCCGCGCTACGGGCCGCCGCCGACGAGCGCGCGCGCTTCTTGGCCATCGAGCAAGACCAAAGCCGCCTCACAGGCCGCCGCACGCGGCGGTTTGTGGCGATGCTCCTCGGCGTTCTGTGGGCACTCGCGCCGATTCTGGGGCACGACCTCGAGCTTCGCTACAGCGAGCCCGCGGCCCAGGGTCACACGCTGCTCATCGGCTGGTCGCTCCTCGTGGGTTCGATCTCCTGCGCTGTGGCCTTCTGGGCCCGCGACTCGCTTCTGCGGACGGCCGTAAACCGTCGCTTCGCGTCGGCCATCGTGTTCGTGTTCGCGGCGCAGCTCGCGCTGCAGCTCGGCGCGCGCCACATGGGCCTGTCGGTGGCCAACACCGTCACGCTGTTCATCTTCACGTGGTTCCTCGTGGCGGCGTTTCTCTCGGTGCTGGTCGAGCGGCGCGTCTACCCGGCAGCCATCGTGTACCTGCTCGCGTTCGTGGCAGCGGCGGCCGAGCCAACGTGGCGCTGGGCCGCGGCCAGCGTGGCCAACTTGGGCATGGCCGTCGTCCTGGGTTTCGCCTGGCGCGCGCGCGCGGAGGCGCCGGAGTGA